CGATTTGTAATAACAGATAGTGGTATAGTCTGGGTTTAACTCAATAATATATCAATAATCCTAGCGATCTAATTATTTCAACTTAAATATTATTATGACATATAGGTAGGAATATTAATCTTGTTGTAGGTATCTAGACAGTTTACTCTTAACTCTATACTCTACATATCTATCTTCTGGTGAGAATCTATGCGGATGTGGTGATCGGGTTGGAGCTTTACATATAGGACATAAATCCTTTAATGTATATCTATTGCATATAGGACATTTTCTCATCAACCATTTCATATTATCACTTAGAGATTTCCTCTCTTTGAAGCTCAGCTTCATCTAATTCTAACTCTTTAGCTGTTTTAGTAAGGATATCGCTAATATATGCTAATACTTCTTCTGCTTTTTTATAATCTAGTGCTTCTACTTCAATTCTATATCTAGGAGCTCCTACGGTGTATATGCTTAGCTTAACATCACTTTTGCTTTGTATTGATGATGATATACTCTCTAATGTCTTTCTAATCCTCTCTACACCATCTGGTTTTAATGAAACCAATTTTAGTATGGCTCGTAATTTAACTGTCTTAATCTGGATATGCTTTTTTGCTTCTTCACATAGAGCTTCACTC
Above is a genomic segment from Ignisphaera aggregans DSM 17230 containing:
- a CDS encoding RNA-binding protein Nop10p (COGs: COG2260 Zn-ribbon RNA-binding protein~InterPro IPR007264:IPR015967~KEGG: iho:Igni_0764 nucleolar RNA-binding protein Nop10p~PFAM: RNA-binding protein Nop10p~SPTR: A8AAJ4 Ribosome biogenesis protein Nop10~PFAM: Nucleolar RNA-binding protein, Nop10p family) → MKWLMRKCPICNRYTLKDLCPICKAPTRSPHPHRFSPEDRYVEYRVKSKLSRYLQQD